One Micromonospora sp. FIMYZ51 genomic window carries:
- a CDS encoding ABC transporter permease translates to MRLAEAWRVASDALRANRMRSLLTMLGVIIGVASVVLLVAIGTGTKQTVEQQVEGLGSNLLLVVPGRLDVGSAPAVSPLTLQDVDAVGRVVGDPGRVAVTVASGATVRAGTRQDFTTVQGVLETTPAVFARDVTRGRYLSRSDVDTGRRVAILGDSVARVLFPDREAVGQQVNVAGVRFRVIGVFAPLGQSLGVDRDDEVHIPVTAAQRLYGTQRVDAIAVKAPDRERIDELGERIVAELNGRHPGTEFSAVTQEQILGVLGDILGILTGVLAAIAGISLLVGGVGVSNIMLVSVRERTREIGLRKAVGARPRDIGVQFLLEAVLLTAIGGLVGMALGVGGALLVAAVSPIPAAVTWWSLALAFGVSAAVGIIFGVVPAQRAGRLDPVVALRSE, encoded by the coding sequence GTGAGACTGGCCGAGGCATGGCGGGTGGCGTCGGACGCGCTGCGGGCCAACCGGATGCGCAGCCTGCTGACCATGCTCGGGGTGATCATCGGCGTCGCCTCCGTGGTGCTGCTGGTGGCCATCGGCACCGGCACGAAGCAGACGGTCGAGCAGCAGGTCGAGGGGCTCGGCTCGAACCTGTTGCTGGTCGTCCCGGGACGGCTCGACGTGGGTTCCGCACCGGCGGTCTCCCCACTGACGTTGCAGGACGTGGACGCCGTCGGCCGGGTGGTCGGTGATCCCGGTCGGGTCGCGGTGACCGTCGCCTCCGGCGCGACCGTACGCGCCGGCACCCGGCAGGACTTCACCACCGTGCAGGGCGTGCTGGAGACCACCCCGGCGGTCTTCGCCCGGGACGTGACCCGGGGCCGCTACCTGAGTCGATCCGATGTGGACACCGGCCGGCGGGTCGCGATCCTCGGCGACTCGGTCGCTCGGGTCCTGTTTCCCGACCGGGAGGCGGTGGGCCAGCAGGTGAACGTCGCGGGCGTCCGGTTCCGGGTGATCGGCGTCTTTGCCCCGCTGGGGCAGAGCCTCGGCGTCGACCGGGACGACGAGGTGCACATCCCGGTGACCGCCGCGCAGCGGCTGTACGGCACCCAGCGGGTGGACGCGATCGCGGTCAAGGCGCCGGACCGGGAACGCATCGACGAACTGGGCGAGCGGATCGTGGCGGAGCTGAACGGCAGGCATCCCGGCACCGAGTTCAGCGCGGTCACCCAGGAGCAGATCCTCGGCGTGCTCGGTGACATCCTCGGCATCCTGACCGGCGTACTGGCGGCCATTGCCGGCATCTCGTTGCTTGTCGGAGGCGTCGGGGTGTCCAACATCATGCTCGTCTCGGTGCGGGAACGGACCAGGGAGATCGGGCTGCGTAAGGCCGTCGGCGCCCGGCCCCGCGACATCGGCGTGCAGTTCCTGCTGGAAGCGGTGCTGCTGACCGCGATCGGCGGGCTGGTCGGGATGGCCCTCGGCGTGGGTGGCGCGCTGCTGGTGGCCGCCGTCTCACCCATCCCGGCGGCGGTCACCTGGTGGTCGCTGGCGCTGGCCTTCGGTGTGTCGGCGGCGGTGGGCATCATCTTCGGCGTGGTGCCCGCGCAACGGGCCGGTCGGCTCGATCCGGTGGTCGCTCTCCGGTCCGAGTGA
- a CDS encoding HAD hydrolase-like protein — protein MTPARTHLVWDWNGTLLNDLDLVVACTNAVFVSEGGPTVTAAEHRVRFRRPIADYYAEVLGRAVDGETFGRLDKVFHDAYRLGLTSCELAHDALDAMTTWSGSQSLLSMWFHDELVPAVQTYGLTGRFTRVDGLRAQVGGDRKAESLARHLAGLGVDGRSVVLIGDSIDDADAAISVGGRAVLYAGGFTDRARLDASGHPVADTLVQAVTLATTLR, from the coding sequence ATGACCCCTGCACGTACCCATCTGGTGTGGGACTGGAACGGCACTCTGCTCAACGATCTTGACCTGGTGGTGGCCTGCACCAACGCCGTGTTCGTCAGCGAGGGCGGCCCGACGGTGACCGCGGCGGAGCACCGGGTGCGCTTCCGCCGGCCGATCGCCGACTACTACGCCGAAGTGCTCGGGCGGGCGGTGGACGGCGAGACGTTCGGCCGGTTGGACAAGGTCTTCCACGACGCGTACCGCCTCGGGCTGACCAGCTGTGAGCTGGCCCATGACGCCCTGGACGCGATGACGACCTGGTCGGGCAGCCAGTCGCTGCTCTCCATGTGGTTCCACGACGAGCTGGTGCCCGCGGTGCAGACGTACGGCCTGACCGGGCGCTTCACCCGGGTCGACGGGCTGCGGGCGCAGGTCGGCGGCGACCGCAAGGCCGAGTCGCTGGCCCGGCACCTGGCTGGGCTCGGCGTGGACGGCCGTTCGGTGGTGTTGATCGGCGACTCGATCGACGACGCGGACGCCGCGATCTCGGTCGGCGGTCGTGCGGTCCTCTACGCCGGCGGGTTCACCGACCGGGCCCGACTGGACGCCTCCGGGCATCCGGTCGCCGACACCCTCGTGCAGGCCGTGACCCTCGCCACCACTCTCCGGTGA
- a CDS encoding redox-sensing transcriptional repressor Rex, with product MSQHRHPGAPGRAGAVPALPDLPEATVARLPEYLRALHNLAETGNETVSSEGLANAAGVNSAKLRKDLSQLGSYGTRGVGYDVALLIEQIEYVLGLTQRRAVALVGVGNLGHALAGYDGFASRGFRIAALFDADPGRVGEEINGLVVRHIDELPRVAAEESIAIGVIATPAPAAQQVADQLVAVGVTSILNFAPCVLSVPSGVDVRKVDLAIELQILSFHEHRKASLTALPTTGGSALTALRGGLAVSESQEAIGT from the coding sequence ATGAGTCAGCATCGCCACCCTGGCGCGCCCGGTCGCGCCGGTGCCGTACCGGCGCTTCCGGATCTGCCTGAGGCGACTGTGGCCCGGCTGCCCGAGTACCTCCGTGCCCTGCACAATCTCGCCGAAACCGGTAACGAGACGGTGTCCAGCGAAGGATTGGCCAACGCCGCCGGAGTGAACTCGGCCAAGCTCCGCAAGGACCTGTCCCAGCTCGGCTCGTACGGCACCCGTGGGGTCGGCTACGACGTGGCGTTGCTGATCGAGCAGATCGAGTACGTGCTCGGCCTCACCCAGCGCCGGGCAGTCGCCCTGGTGGGCGTGGGTAATCTCGGTCACGCGCTGGCCGGCTACGACGGCTTCGCCAGCCGCGGTTTCCGAATCGCGGCGCTCTTCGACGCCGACCCGGGCCGGGTCGGTGAGGAGATCAACGGCCTCGTCGTACGGCACATCGACGAGCTGCCCCGGGTGGCGGCCGAGGAGTCGATCGCGATCGGTGTGATCGCCACCCCCGCGCCGGCTGCCCAGCAGGTGGCCGATCAACTCGTGGCGGTCGGCGTGACGAGCATCCTGAACTTCGCGCCCTGCGTCCTCTCCGTTCCCTCCGGGGTCGACGTGCGCAAGGTCGACCTCGCCATCGAGTTGCAGATCCTGTCGTTTCATGAGCACCGCAAGGCATCCCTGACCGCGCTCCCCACCACCGGTGGGTCCGCCCTGACCGCCCTGCGGGGTGGCCTCGCGGTCTCCGAGAGCCAGGAGGCGATCGGCACGTGA
- a CDS encoding ABC transporter ATP-binding protein: MSGAPAIEAVDVSRTYQLDGFSVPALRGVSLTVSAGDYVALIGPSGSGKSTLMHLLGGLDRPTGGRLVIGGRAVGELSAPELARLRNETIGFVFQAFHLLPRTSAVENVALPLVYRGVGARERRERAAAMLGRVGLGHRLDHRPNQLSGGEQQRVAIARALVTDPTVLLADEPTGNLDSTTGATVLELLERLNAESGVALVMVTHDAEVAARARRRITMRDGVVVADSDADPVAGGVGS; the protein is encoded by the coding sequence GTGAGCGGGGCACCCGCGATCGAGGCGGTCGACGTGTCCCGCACGTACCAGCTGGACGGATTCTCGGTACCGGCCCTGCGCGGGGTGAGTCTGACCGTCTCGGCCGGCGACTACGTGGCGCTGATCGGGCCCTCCGGGTCGGGCAAGTCCACCCTCATGCACCTGCTCGGCGGCCTCGACCGGCCGACCGGTGGCCGGCTGGTGATCGGTGGCCGCGCGGTGGGCGAACTCTCCGCGCCCGAACTGGCCCGGTTGCGCAACGAGACCATCGGCTTCGTCTTCCAGGCGTTCCACCTGTTGCCGCGTACCTCGGCGGTGGAGAACGTGGCGCTGCCGCTGGTGTACCGGGGGGTGGGCGCTCGCGAGCGGCGCGAGCGCGCCGCCGCGATGCTCGGGCGGGTCGGCCTGGGACACCGGCTGGACCACCGGCCCAACCAACTCTCCGGAGGTGAGCAGCAGCGGGTGGCGATCGCCCGCGCCCTGGTCACCGACCCGACCGTGCTGCTCGCCGACGAGCCGACCGGCAACCTGGACAGCACCACCGGCGCGACCGTGCTGGAACTGCTGGAACGGCTCAACGCCGAGTCGGGGGTGGCGCTGGTGATGGTCACCCACGACGCGGAGGTGGCGGCCCGCGCCCGCCGCCGGATCACGATGCGGGACGGAGTGGTCGTCGCCGACAGCGATGCCGACCCGGTGGCTGGCGGGGTCGGCTCGTGA
- a CDS encoding AURKAIP1/COX24 domain-containing protein gives MGSVVKKRRKRMAKKKHRKLLRKTRVQRRRLGK, from the coding sequence ATGGGTTCGGTGGTCAAGAAGCGCCGCAAGCGCATGGCTAAGAAGAAGCACCGCAAGCTGCTGCGCAAGACCCGCGTCCAGCGTCGCCGTCTCGGCAAGTGA
- a CDS encoding helix-turn-helix domain-containing protein: protein MAGSQSDGRLSDVKFLTVAEVATVMRVSKMTVYRLVHSGELTAVRVGRSFRVPEHAVHEYLRGAFQETA from the coding sequence ATGGCCGGGTCGCAGTCCGACGGTCGGCTGTCGGATGTCAAGTTCCTCACCGTCGCGGAGGTGGCGACGGTCATGCGGGTGTCCAAGATGACGGTCTACCGTCTCGTGCACAGCGGTGAGCTGACCGCCGTGCGGGTCGGCAGGTCGTTCCGGGTGCCCGAGCACGCGGTGCACGAGTACCTGCGCGGCGCCTTCCAGGAGACCGCCTGA
- a CDS encoding ECF subfamily RNA polymerase sigma factor, BldN family yields the protein MTTFGFAHRLVGLSSPAARTPVNERTGAHRPPETPGNLPARGEGAAKRVGSRPHQNEPPHRPSVPGGNARPVGGRVASPNRPTMPAQARRGGDPPVTDLPAAETAVLPVVPATSGPSTGFPSRPDPSDPATEVWALVERAQAGEAEAFGLIYDRYVDTVFRFVYFRVGNRQLAEDLTSDTFLRALKRIGSFTWQGRDLGAWLVTIARNLVADHFKSGRYRLEVTTGDVLDADREDRGPEGSPEAAVVEHITNVALLTAVKRLNPEQQECIVLRFLQGFSVAETARAMGKNEGAIKALQYRAVRALARLLPDGFQP from the coding sequence ATGACCACCTTCGGCTTCGCGCACCGCCTGGTGGGCCTGAGCAGCCCGGCGGCACGCACCCCGGTCAACGAACGGACCGGTGCCCATCGCCCGCCGGAGACCCCGGGCAACCTGCCCGCCCGAGGTGAGGGTGCCGCGAAGCGAGTGGGCAGTAGGCCACACCAGAACGAGCCGCCGCATCGACCATCGGTCCCCGGCGGGAACGCGAGACCGGTTGGCGGCCGGGTCGCCTCGCCGAATCGACCAACCATGCCGGCACAGGCCCGGCGCGGCGGAGATCCGCCGGTCACGGACCTGCCGGCGGCCGAGACCGCAGTCCTTCCCGTCGTGCCGGCCACCTCGGGCCCGTCCACCGGGTTTCCGAGTCGCCCCGACCCCTCCGATCCGGCCACCGAGGTCTGGGCCCTCGTCGAGCGGGCCCAGGCCGGCGAGGCCGAGGCATTCGGCCTGATCTACGACCGCTACGTCGACACAGTCTTCCGCTTCGTCTACTTCCGGGTCGGCAACCGGCAACTCGCCGAGGACCTCACCTCCGACACCTTCCTGCGGGCGCTCAAGCGGATCGGCAGCTTCACCTGGCAGGGCCGTGACCTCGGCGCCTGGTTGGTCACCATCGCCCGCAACCTGGTCGCCGACCACTTCAAGTCCGGTCGCTACCGGCTGGAGGTGACCACCGGCGACGTGCTCGACGCCGACCGCGAGGATCGCGGCCCGGAGGGCAGCCCGGAGGCGGCGGTGGTGGAACACATCACGAACGTCGCCCTGCTCACCGCCGTCAAGCGGCTCAATCCGGAGCAGCAGGAGTGCATCGTCCTGCGCTTCCTTCAGGGCTTCTCGGTGGCCGAGACGGCCCGGGCGATGGGCAAGAACGAGGGTGCCATCAAGGCCCTCCAGTACCGTGCGGTCCGGGCCCTGGCCCGGCTGCTTCCGGATGGCTTCCAGCCGTGA
- a CDS encoding DUF5667 domain-containing protein, translated as MDNALFSRRRAERFAQLLDEANGGRRHHVRSRSDEQLTPLVSLSRQVAAEAPAAPVDPEFRTGLRAMLLATAARDGIGTSAQPTEKASAGRSPLLPAVTARRARARGAILVGIAAGAIAVSGISAASENAMPGDALYGMKRGTERAQLALASSEINRGQLLLDFAGTRLSEASALRGDRAGYSGVLDDMDSDTRQGVRLLTEAAAQRSDAAPLDAVDAFVSRQRRALDAVADGASRADRERTARSLRLLELVAERADALRAAIACGQLTSTASDHLGPTPGTCP; from the coding sequence GTGGACAACGCCCTCTTCTCCCGTCGGCGCGCCGAGCGCTTCGCGCAACTGCTTGACGAAGCCAACGGCGGTCGACGCCATCACGTCCGGTCCCGATCCGACGAGCAACTCACGCCGCTCGTCTCGCTCAGCCGGCAGGTGGCCGCCGAGGCGCCCGCCGCCCCGGTGGATCCGGAATTCCGGACCGGCCTACGGGCGATGCTGCTGGCCACCGCCGCCCGCGACGGCATCGGCACGTCCGCCCAGCCGACCGAGAAGGCAAGCGCCGGCCGAAGCCCACTGCTGCCGGCCGTCACCGCCCGCCGGGCCCGCGCCCGGGGCGCGATCCTGGTCGGCATCGCGGCCGGCGCCATCGCCGTTTCGGGCATCTCTGCGGCCAGCGAGAACGCCATGCCGGGTGATGCGCTGTACGGCATGAAGCGCGGTACCGAGCGGGCCCAGCTCGCCCTGGCCAGCTCCGAGATCAACCGGGGCCAGCTCTTGCTCGACTTCGCCGGTACCCGGCTGAGCGAGGCGTCCGCGCTGCGCGGCGACCGGGCCGGCTACAGCGGGGTGCTGGACGACATGGACTCGGACACCCGCCAGGGCGTACGCCTGCTCACCGAGGCCGCGGCACAGCGTTCGGACGCCGCGCCGCTGGACGCCGTCGACGCCTTCGTCAGCCGGCAACGCCGGGCCCTCGACGCAGTTGCCGACGGCGCGTCCCGGGCCGACCGGGAGCGCACCGCACGGTCGCTGCGCCTGCTGGAGTTGGTCGCCGAGCGCGCCGACGCGCTGCGCGCCGCAATCGCCTGTGGCCAGCTCACCAGCACCGCAAGCGACCACCTCGGCCCCACTCCCGGCACCTGTCCCTGA
- a CDS encoding WHG domain-containing protein, with amino-acid sequence MPRAGLNPQVVVRAAAELADEVGYDRLTLAELASRLGVALPSLYKHVRGADALAQKISALATAELADEMMTAAAGRSGADALRAVSIAYRSYARRHPGRYAASQRVPDPADPAHLAAAERAVGVAYAILQGYGIDGDAAVDATRMFRAAVHGFVSLEAAGGFGLPREVDPSFAQLIAALDIAYRAWPSPPARSAAG; translated from the coding sequence ATGCCTAGGGCCGGGCTCAATCCGCAGGTGGTGGTGCGGGCCGCAGCCGAACTCGCCGACGAGGTCGGCTACGACCGGCTGACCCTGGCCGAGCTGGCGAGCCGACTCGGCGTCGCCCTGCCCAGCCTTTACAAGCACGTCAGGGGCGCCGACGCGCTCGCGCAGAAGATCTCCGCGCTGGCCACCGCCGAACTCGCCGACGAGATGATGACCGCCGCCGCCGGTCGCAGCGGCGCGGACGCGCTCCGCGCGGTGTCCATCGCCTACCGGTCGTACGCCCGGCGGCATCCCGGCCGCTATGCGGCCTCCCAACGGGTGCCGGACCCGGCCGATCCGGCGCACCTGGCGGCGGCCGAGCGAGCCGTCGGCGTCGCCTACGCCATCCTTCAGGGGTACGGGATCGACGGCGACGCCGCCGTCGACGCGACCCGGATGTTCCGCGCCGCCGTGCACGGTTTCGTCTCGCTGGAGGCGGCCGGTGGCTTCGGCCTGCCCCGCGAGGTGGACCCTTCCTTCGCGCAGCTGATCGCGGCACTCGACATCGCGTACCGGGCCTGGCCGTCGCCTCCCGCGCGATCCGCTGCGGGGTGA
- a CDS encoding HAD-IB family hydrolase, which yields MARSRKVTVSTDVHGHTTGWAQTEPAPPVAPDPSVAAFFDVDNTMMQGASLYWFARGLAARNYFTTADLVRFGWQQLRFRLLAREHAGDMTQAKEAALAFVAGWRVEDVERLTEEIFDELMAPRIWAGTRRLAQGHLDAGERVWLVSAAPVEIGRAIATRLGLTGAIGTVAEVVDGAYTGRLVGDLMHGPAKAEAVTQLAAVEGLDLSRCVAYSDSANDLPMLRTVGRAVAVNPDAALLHQARQHGWEVRDFRTGRRAVKIAVPSTAAAGLVVGAVTAGVALHRRRRSA from the coding sequence GTGGCGCGCAGCCGCAAGGTGACCGTCAGCACCGACGTACACGGACACACCACCGGTTGGGCCCAGACCGAACCCGCCCCGCCGGTCGCACCGGATCCGAGTGTCGCCGCCTTCTTCGACGTGGACAACACGATGATGCAGGGTGCCTCGCTCTACTGGTTCGCCCGTGGTCTCGCCGCGCGCAACTACTTCACCACCGCCGACCTGGTTCGGTTCGGCTGGCAGCAGCTGCGTTTCCGGCTGCTGGCGCGGGAGCACGCCGGAGACATGACACAGGCCAAGGAGGCCGCGCTGGCCTTCGTCGCGGGCTGGCGGGTGGAAGATGTCGAGCGGCTCACCGAGGAGATCTTCGACGAGCTGATGGCACCCCGGATCTGGGCCGGCACCCGCCGCCTGGCGCAGGGGCATCTCGATGCCGGTGAACGGGTCTGGCTGGTCAGCGCCGCTCCCGTGGAGATCGGCCGGGCAATCGCCACCCGGCTCGGCCTGACCGGTGCGATCGGTACGGTCGCCGAGGTGGTCGACGGCGCGTACACCGGCCGGCTGGTCGGCGACCTGATGCACGGCCCGGCCAAGGCCGAGGCGGTCACCCAGCTCGCCGCCGTGGAAGGGCTGGACCTGAGTCGATGCGTCGCCTACAGCGACTCCGCCAACGACCTGCCGATGCTCCGCACGGTCGGTCGGGCGGTGGCGGTCAATCCGGACGCCGCGCTGCTGCATCAGGCCCGCCAGCACGGCTGGGAGGTCCGCGACTTCCGCACCGGCCGGCGCGCCGTCAAAATCGCTGTACCATCGACCGCCGCCGCCGGACTCGTGGTCGGCGCGGTCACCGCCGGTGTGGCGCTGCATCGCCGCCGACGTAGCGCCTGA
- a CDS encoding glutaredoxin family protein: MREPRLTLITRPGCHLCEDAKAALDRVVAVTGDRWTEWDVSGDVELEREYGDRLPVVLLDGKEHGYWRVEEERLLRDLTTPQL; the protein is encoded by the coding sequence ATGCGTGAGCCCCGCCTGACTCTGATCACCCGGCCCGGCTGCCACCTGTGCGAGGACGCCAAGGCGGCGCTCGATCGGGTGGTCGCGGTCACCGGCGACCGGTGGACCGAGTGGGATGTCAGCGGTGACGTCGAGTTGGAACGCGAGTACGGCGACCGGCTGCCGGTGGTGCTGCTCGACGGCAAGGAGCACGGCTACTGGCGGGTCGAGGAGGAGCGGCTGCTGCGGGATCTGACCACCCCGCAACTCTGA
- a CDS encoding glutamyl-tRNA reductase, with translation MKLLVVGASYRTAPVATLERLAVPPAGLTGVLERLVAQPYVSEAVLVSTCNRVEVYAAVSGFHGGLGDICAVLAEQADCQPAGLANHLYVHFDSAAVDHVFRVAAGLDSLVIGEAQILGQLRDAYHRAGEADTAGRLLHELMQQALRVGKRAHSETGIDRAGQSVVTAALGLAAGHLDDDLVGRPALVVGAGAMGSLSVATLSRLGAGPLTVTNRSAERAVRLAGSYGATARPMAELVDTLSTVDIVVAATASADPVLTHAVVAEAVAGRDPVRGPLVLLDLAVPRDVGPGVAELAGVEVIDIDRMATLLADGPAVADAAAVERIVAGEVESFLTWLRGADVAPTVAALRGRADDVVGTELRRLAQRRPDLTDDQRAEVARTVHRVVQRLLHQPTVRVRQLAAEPGGDQYAALLRELFDLQVPQTSAVDTVPDITPAAEGER, from the coding sequence GTGAAACTCCTCGTCGTTGGCGCGTCCTACCGCACCGCGCCGGTTGCCACCCTGGAACGGCTCGCGGTGCCCCCGGCCGGTCTCACCGGCGTGCTGGAGCGGCTGGTCGCGCAGCCGTACGTGAGCGAGGCCGTGCTGGTCTCCACCTGCAACCGGGTGGAGGTCTACGCGGCCGTGTCCGGCTTTCACGGCGGTCTCGGTGACATCTGTGCCGTGCTCGCCGAGCAGGCCGACTGCCAGCCGGCCGGGTTGGCCAACCACCTCTACGTGCACTTCGACTCCGCCGCGGTGGACCACGTCTTCCGGGTCGCCGCCGGCCTGGACTCGCTGGTGATCGGCGAGGCGCAGATCCTGGGCCAGCTCCGGGACGCCTACCACCGGGCCGGCGAGGCGGACACCGCCGGACGGCTGCTGCACGAGTTGATGCAGCAGGCGCTGCGGGTCGGCAAGCGGGCCCACTCCGAGACCGGCATCGACCGGGCCGGCCAGAGCGTGGTCACCGCCGCACTGGGGCTGGCCGCCGGTCATCTCGACGACGATCTCGTCGGCCGTCCCGCGCTTGTGGTGGGGGCGGGCGCGATGGGCTCATTGAGCGTGGCGACGCTGTCCCGGCTCGGCGCCGGGCCGCTGACCGTGACCAACCGGAGCGCCGAGCGGGCCGTCCGGCTGGCCGGATCGTACGGCGCGACCGCGCGGCCGATGGCCGAACTGGTCGACACTCTCTCCACAGTGGACATCGTAGTGGCCGCCACGGCCTCCGCCGATCCGGTCCTCACCCACGCGGTGGTCGCCGAGGCGGTGGCCGGTCGGGACCCGGTACGCGGCCCGTTGGTCCTGCTCGACCTGGCCGTACCACGCGACGTCGGCCCCGGCGTGGCCGAGCTGGCCGGGGTCGAGGTGATCGACATCGACCGGATGGCGACGCTGCTCGCCGACGGACCGGCCGTGGCGGACGCCGCCGCCGTCGAACGCATCGTGGCCGGCGAGGTGGAGTCCTTCCTGACCTGGCTGCGCGGGGCCGACGTGGCGCCGACCGTGGCCGCCCTGCGCGGGCGGGCCGACGACGTGGTCGGCACCGAGTTGCGCCGACTCGCGCAGCGCCGCCCCGACCTCACCGACGACCAGCGCGCCGAGGTCGCCCGTACCGTGCACCGGGTGGTCCAGCGGCTGCTGCACCAGCCGACCGTGCGGGTCCGGCAGCTTGCCGCCGAGCCCGGTGGCGACCAGTACGCGGCGCTGCTGCGCGAGCTGTTCGACCTCCAGGTCCCACAGACCTCGGCGGTGGACACCGTCCCCGACATCACTCCAGCTGCGGAAGGTGAACGATGA
- a CDS encoding NAD-dependent epimerase/dehydratase family protein — translation MTPGGSSSLPGVVVVTGVSRYLGAHVAAQLAADPRIDRVIGVDVPEPTPEVGALLDRVERVRVDTGSVGGLLADLDVDAVVHLALVSAPDPQQGGRAAMKEQNVIGTMQLLAACQRAPRLRKLVVRSSTAAYGASFRDPAVFTEETEPREVPRGGFGRDILDIEGYVRGFRRRRPDVTATVLRFAPFIGSTADTTLTRYFSLPVVPTIFGRDARLQFLHFDDALEVLRRSVTEDHPGTYNVAGPGVLALSQAIRRAGRIAVPVLEPGLSGAVALARALGYGRYGLDQVDLFVHGRVVDIARLEDEYGFTPRSTAAAFDDFIRAHHGRAVVTREQLAAAEQLVLDGIRQVRAAVRERS, via the coding sequence ATGACCCCCGGCGGCTCATCGAGCCTCCCGGGGGTCGTCGTCGTGACCGGAGTCAGTCGCTACCTCGGCGCGCACGTCGCGGCCCAACTGGCCGCCGACCCCCGGATCGACCGGGTGATCGGCGTTGACGTGCCGGAGCCGACGCCCGAGGTCGGTGCCCTGCTCGACCGGGTCGAGCGGGTCCGGGTCGACACCGGGTCCGTCGGCGGGCTCCTCGCCGACCTCGACGTCGACGCCGTGGTGCACCTGGCCCTGGTCAGCGCCCCGGATCCCCAGCAGGGCGGCCGGGCGGCGATGAAGGAACAGAACGTCATCGGCACCATGCAGCTGCTCGCCGCCTGTCAACGGGCCCCCCGGCTCCGCAAGCTGGTGGTCCGCTCCTCGACCGCGGCGTACGGGGCCTCGTTCCGGGACCCGGCCGTCTTCACCGAGGAGACCGAGCCCCGGGAGGTGCCGCGCGGCGGCTTCGGCCGGGACATCCTCGACATCGAGGGATACGTCCGTGGTTTCCGCCGTCGGCGTCCCGACGTGACCGCCACCGTGTTGCGCTTCGCGCCGTTCATCGGCTCGACTGCCGACACGACGCTGACCAGGTATTTCTCCCTTCCCGTGGTGCCCACCATCTTCGGTCGGGACGCCCGGTTGCAGTTCCTGCACTTCGATGACGCGCTTGAGGTGCTGCGCCGGTCGGTCACCGAGGACCATCCGGGCACCTACAACGTCGCCGGGCCCGGGGTGCTGGCACTCTCCCAGGCGATCCGGCGCGCCGGCCGGATCGCCGTGCCGGTGCTGGAGCCGGGTCTGTCCGGTGCCGTCGCCCTCGCCCGGGCCCTGGGTTACGGCCGCTACGGGCTCGACCAGGTCGACCTCTTCGTGCACGGCCGGGTGGTGGACATCGCCCGGCTCGAAGACGAGTACGGCTTCACCCCACGCTCGACCGCCGCCGCGTTCGACGACTTCATCCGCGCTCACCACGGGCGCGCGGTGGTGACCCGGGAGCAACTGGCCGCCGCCGAGCAGTTGGTGCTCGACGGGATCCGGCAGGTCCGCGCCGCCGTACGGGAGCGGTCGTGA
- a CDS encoding lysophospholipid acyltransferase family protein, translating to MTDQPGDVWDRRVASGLAFLRRRLAGDYEVDEFGFDPELTGAVLHPLLRRLYRDWFRTEVSGLENVPTDGAGLVVGNHSGTVALDALILSTALHHEHPAHRYLRLLGADLVFRMPVVSEIARKTGGTVACNPDAERLLRGGELVGVFPEGFKGVGKLYAERYKLQRFGRGGFVSAALRTGTPIIPVAIVGGEEIYPMLADIKPLARLLKLPYFPVTPTFPWLGPLGMVPLPSKWLIQFCPPIPTAHLTESADDPLVVFNLADQVRETIQQTLYQLLERRPDPFGP from the coding sequence GTGACCGACCAACCGGGTGATGTCTGGGACCGGCGCGTCGCCAGCGGGCTGGCCTTCCTGCGCCGACGGCTCGCCGGTGACTACGAGGTGGACGAGTTCGGTTTCGATCCGGAACTGACCGGGGCGGTGCTCCACCCGCTGCTGCGGCGGCTCTACCGGGACTGGTTCCGCACCGAGGTCAGCGGCTTGGAGAACGTGCCCACCGACGGCGCCGGGCTGGTGGTGGGCAACCACTCCGGCACGGTGGCACTGGACGCGCTGATCCTCTCCACCGCCCTGCACCACGAACACCCGGCCCACCGCTACCTCCGCCTGCTCGGCGCGGACCTGGTCTTCCGGATGCCGGTCGTCTCGGAGATCGCGCGCAAGACCGGCGGCACGGTGGCCTGCAACCCGGACGCGGAACGGCTGTTGCGCGGTGGTGAACTCGTCGGCGTCTTCCCGGAGGGCTTCAAGGGCGTCGGCAAACTGTACGCGGAGCGTTACAAGCTGCAACGCTTCGGTCGGGGCGGCTTCGTCTCGGCGGCTCTGCGTACCGGCACCCCGATCATCCCGGTCGCGATCGTCGGCGGCGAGGAGATCTATCCGATGCTCGCCGACATCAAGCCGCTGGCCCGGCTGCTCAAGCTGCCCTACTTCCCGGTGACGCCGACCTTTCCCTGGCTCGGTCCGCTGGGCATGGTGCCGCTGCCGAGCAAGTGGCTCATCCAGTTCTGCCCGCCGATCCCGACCGCCCACCTGACCGAGTCGGCGGACGACCCGCTTGTCGTGTTCAACCTCGCCGACCAGGTGCGGGAGACCATCCAGCAGACCCTCTACCAGTTGCTGGAACGGCGTCCGGACCCGTTCGGTCCCTGA